CCCGTTCCTTGCCGATTGCATCGAATTCATCGAAAAAAAGCACACAAGGCGTCGTGCGGGCATAGTCGAAGACCCGCTTCATGCGTGCGGCCGTTTCACCGAGATAGCTGCCGATCATCGCTTCATAGCGCACGACGAATAGCGGAACCGCTACGGCCTCCGCGATCGCTTCGGCCATACTTGTTTTGCCCGTTCCGGGCGGCCCGACCAGAAGCACCCGATGACGCGGCTCCAAACCGTTTGAACGTAGTAGATCAGCGCGCTGCTGTTCTTCAACTAGCTCCGAAATCGCCTGTTTGACCGTGTCCGGCAGAACAAGATCTTCCAACTGCCGCCGCGGCCTAACCTCAGATAAGTACTCACGGTGCTTTGCGGTTGTTTCAAGCACGGGATTTGTTCTGTGCGCGCCGCTGCCATTGAGCTGTATGGCTCTTGTCAGCCGGTCGGCAAGAATATTGTGCTGCTTTGCCCGTTCCTCGGCGATAATTGCTTCAACAGCTTTCTGAAAAGCCTGTTTGTCGCCGCTCGCGCTCGATTTCACCAAGCTGACGAGAAGATCACTTCGCGCCATTGCCACACCCATTCTTATTGCGGCGCCGTCCACGGCGGTCGGCCAGCTCGGATTCAGGAACGTCGATTCCGATGGCCTGCAAGCCGCGCAACACAACGGTCCGGATGTTTTCCCCGCGGTTAACGCCCATCATGGCCACCTGGCGCCGGATCGATTCCGGCACCATAACCTGGATCGGCACCTCTTCTCTCGTATCGTTCGCCGGAGGGATGCCCTCCCCCTGGCCTCTTGACACCCCTTCTGCGGGGGATTCCTTACTCGTCATGCTGAAATGCCTGTGTCGAAGCTTGCGCCCTTCATCATGATTTTCTTAGATCATGGCATCATGAGCAAGTGGAGGGCACACGAAGAAAGAGCATCCTCTGCCCGGCACCGGAGTGCGCCGGAAGCCGAACCGGCGGTCGGGCTTAGAGGATCTATCGCGACACTCGGCTTGGCGTGCTAGGCAGAGTAGTCGGTTTAGCAGTCCCGCCCTCCGTCACGGAGTGTTTACCTGAAATCAAGACGACCACAACCACGCTCACCTGCTCGCAGAGATTTCCTGGGGGCTGCTACGGACAGGCTACGGTCCACGGCGGCTGAAGACAGGGCCACACTCGCCACCTGCCCGGGGTTTCGCATGCGAAACGAGCCGTCGCGTGACGCAGACCGCGGGGTGGATTGATATGCAGCACGGACTTCAGGCGCGAGCACGGGCCGCGACGCTGGATCGTGCCGGTAGCGACATGAGCGCCGGACGGGGCTCGAACCCGCATCTCTGCAGTTGGTGGAACTGAGGCTCTACCGTTTGAGCTACCGGCGCCGGGGTGACCGAGCAGCCCGCGCGCGGCGGGTCAAGTCCGCGGCCTCAGCCAAGGGTGGGACTTGAGCGTCGAACCCCCAAGCGCTAATCTGGCAACCGCAGTTGGTGAAGCTGAGTAAGCTACAAGCGAGGGCCGCATCTTCGGACGCGGCCCTACTTTTTGGCGACCAACCGAGCGATCAAACCGCCAAGAATTGCAGCGCCTCGATGTGTGAACACGGCACTGTTGCAAAGCGAGGGCTCGTACCGGATGGAATCGAATAAGAGCCCTGGCAGCATGACTATCGGCGCTTCGAAGGTGGTGAGGGGCAGATCCGTGAAGCGAGCTGGATCTCGCGCGGCATGTGGACAATCCGGGCACGACGCCGCTACCGCGGCCCGCTCCGTTGGGCGATCTTTTGGGGATCGCCCTGCCTGCGCTGTCGCACCCTGATTGCCCACAAGCCTTGACGTTCGTAAGTGGTAACGAGCAAGAAAATGGTCAACAAAGGGCGCTTAAAACCCGGCGCCGGGAAGTGGCGCCTCGGACCGTGGTTGGTCAAGCGCAGCGTCGACGAAGTCGTCATCCAGATTACCGATGA
The Algiphilus sp. DNA segment above includes these coding regions:
- a CDS encoding ATP-binding protein — protein: MARSDLLVSLVKSSASGDKQAFQKAVEAIIAEERAKQHNILADRLTRAIQLNGSGAHRTNPVLETTAKHREYLSEVRPRRQLEDLVLPDTVKQAISELVEEQQRADLLRSNGLEPRHRVLLVGPPGTGKTSMAEAIAEAVAVPLFVVRYEAMIGSYLGETAARMKRVFDYARTTPCVLFFDEFDAIGKERGDIHETGEIKRVVTSLLMQVDDLPSYTIVVGATNHPELLDRASWRRFQLRLSLPMPTRKALAEYIDRFAERFDDTLGYTSSTIAKKLGRISYAEAEQFCLDILRRHVLTLGEKPLKAVVADQLNIWTVRAEQQDYTSGRIDNGGPAATDPSEA